The following proteins come from a genomic window of Miscanthus floridulus cultivar M001 chromosome 2, ASM1932011v1, whole genome shotgun sequence:
- the LOC136535554 gene encoding calcium-transporting ATPase 10, plasma membrane-type-like isoform X3, producing MESYLKENFGAVQAKHSSDEALRRWRKVVGVVKNPKRRFRFTANLDKRNEATAMKRKNHEKLRVAVLVSKAALQFIHSLVPLSEYKVPADVKVAGFGICAKELSSIVEGHDVKKLQSHGGVQGLTSKLSTSESDGLATSADKLATRRNVFGVNKFAEAEPRGFLVFVWEALQDMTLMILAVCAFVSLIVGIATEGWPKGAHDGLGIVASILLVVFVTASSDYRQSLQFKDLDKEKKKITVQVTRSGYRQKLSIYELLAGDIVHLSIGDQVPADGLFMSGFSLLINESSLTGESEPVAVNAENPFLLSGTKVQDGSCKMLVTTVGMRTQWGKLMATLSEGGDDETPLQVKLNGVATIIGKIGLIFAVVTFAVLAESLFRRKIIDGTYLSWTGDDALELLEFFAIAVTIVVVAVPEGLPLAVTLSLAFAMKKMMNDKALVRHLAACETMGSATSICSDKTGTLTTNHMTVVKACICGKIKEVDGASDAKSLFSELPDSVMTILSQSIFNNTGGDVVLNQDGKREILGTPTETAILEFGLSLGGDFSAVRKASTLVKVEPFNSAKKRMGVIVQLPEGALRAHCKGASEIILASCSKYLNEEGNVVPLDEGTIDHLKATIDSFANEALRTLCLAYMEVEDGFSVNDQIPTDGYTCIGIVGIKDPVRPGVKESVAICRSAGITVRMVTGDNINTAKAIARECGILTEGGIAIEGPDFRTKSEEELTQLIPKIQVMARSSPLDKHTLVKHLRTKLDEVVAVTGDGTNDAPALHEADIGLAMGIAGTEVAKESADVIILDDNFSTIVTVAKWGRSVYINIQKFVQFQLTVNVVALVVNFSSACLTGSAPLTAVQLLWVNMIMDTLGALALATEPPNNELMKRTPVGRKGNFISNIMWRNILGQAFYQFLVIWYLQTEGKWLFGIKGDNSDLVLNTLIFNCFVFCQVSPS from the exons ATGGAGAGCTACCTCAAGGAGAACTTCGGGGCCGTGCAGGCCAAGCACTCGTCGGACGAGGCGCTGCGACGATGGCGCAAGGTCGTCGGCGTCGTCAAGAACCCCAAGCGCCGCTTCCGCTTCACGGCCAACCTCGACAAGCGCAACGAGGCCACCGCCATGAAGCGAAAAAACCAT GAGAAGCTGCGTGTTGCCGTGCTTGTTTCAAAGGCTGCGCTTCAGTTCATCCACA GCCTTGTCCCATTGAGCGAGTACAAGGTCCCTGCTGATGTCAAGGTGGCTGGTTTTGGCATCTGCGCCAAGGAGCTGAGCTCGATTGTCGAGGGCCATGACGTGAAGAAGCTGCAATCTCATGGTGGCGTCCAGGGCCTCACGTCCAAGCTATCGACTTCGGAGTCTGACGGCCTCGCCACGTCCGCGGACAAGCTAGCGACCCGGCGGAATGTTTTTGGCGTCAACAAGTTCGCGGAGGCAGAGCCCCGTGGCTTCTTGGTCTTCGTCTGGGAGGCGCTGCAGGACATGACACTCATGATCCTTGCCGTGTGCGCGTTTGTCTCGCTCATCGTTGGCATAGCCACGGAGGGATGGCCCAAGGGTGCGCACGACGGGCTCGGCATTGTGGCCAGCATCCTGCTGGTCGTGTTCGTCACAGCATCAAGCGACTACCGCCAGTCCCTGCAGTTCAAGGACCTcgacaaggagaagaagaagatcacGGTGCAAGTCACCCGGAGCGGGTACAGGCAGAAGCTCTCAATATATGAACTTCTCGCCGGCGACATCGTTCACCTCTCCATTGGTGATCAGGTGCCGGCTGACGGGCTGTTCATGTCAGGCTTCTCGCTTCTGATCAACGAGTCGAGCTTGACCGGAGAGAGCGAGCCAGTTGCCGTCAATGCTGAGAACCCATTCCTTCTGTCAGGAACGAAGGTGCAGGATGGTTCTTGCAAGATGCTTGTCACGACAGTCGGCATGAGGACTCAGTGGGGGAAGCTGATGGCCACTCTCAGCGAAGGTGGTGATGATGAGACGCCATTGCAGGTCAAGTTGAACGGTGTGGCCACCATCATTGGTAAGATAGGACTTATCTTTGCTGTCGTCACATTCGCGGTGCTCGCTGAAAGCCTGTTCCGGCGCAAGATCATTGATGGCACATACTTGAGCTGGACTGGAGATGACGCATTGGAGTTGCTTGAGTTCTTCGCCATCGCTGTTACCATCGTCGTTGTGGCAGTACCTGAAGGGCTACCGCTCGCCGTGACACTGAGCCTTGCATTTGCAATGAAAAAGATGATGAATGACAAGGCACTCGTCCGGCACCTTGCAGCCTGTGAGACCATGGGCTCAGCGACCTCCATTTGCAGTGACAAGACCGGCACTCTCACGACAAACCACATGACTGTTGTCAAAGCCTGCATCTGTGGTAAGATCAAAGAAGTGGATGGTGCTTCAGATGCGAAGAGCCTGTTCTCCGAACTCCCAGACTCTGTCATGACAATTCTCTCCCAGTCCATATTCAACAACACTGGGGGCGACGTTGTCTTGAACCAGGATGGCAAACGTGAAATACTGGGGACACCAACTGAGACAGCTATTCTGGAGTTCGGGCTGTCACTCGGTGGAGACTTTTCGGCGGTGCGCAAAGCAAGCACCCTTGTAAAGGTGGAGCCATTCAACTCTGCCAAGAAGAGAATGGGAGTGATAGTCCAGCTCCCAGAGGGTGCACTGCGAGCACATTGCAAAGGTGCATCAGAGATCATACTGGCATCTTGCAGCAAGTACCTGAATGAGGAAGGCAATGTCGTCCCCCTGGATGAAGGAACCATTGATCACTTGAAGGCCACAATCGATAGCTTCGCAAACGAGGCACTTCGCACTCTCTGTCTTGCCTACATGGAAGTTGAGGATGGGTTCTCAGTCAATGATCAGATCCCGACAGATGGGTACACCTGCATTGGCATTGTGGGGATCAAAGATCCAGTCCGGCCCGGAGTGAAGGAATCAGTTGCCATCTGCAGGTCAGCAGGTATTACCGTCAGGATGGTCACAGGTGACAACATCAACACGGCAAAGGCAATTGCCCGGGAATGCGGCATTTTAACTGAAGGTGGCATTGCCATAGAAGGCCCAGATTTCAGAACCAAGAGTGAAGAAGAGCTTACTCAACTGATACCAAAGATACAG GTGATGGCAAGATCTTCACCACTGGATAAGCATACCCTTGTCAAGCATCTTCGAACTAAACTCGACGAAGTTGTGGCTGTGACTGGTGACGGGACAAATGATGCGCCTGCGCTTCATGAGGCTGATATTGGGCTTGCAATGGGCATTGCCGGAACCGAG GTGGCCAAAGAGAGTGCTGATGTCATCATTCTTGATGACAACTTCTCCACTATTGTTACCGTTGCAAAATGGGGTCGATCAGTGTACATCAACATTCAGAAGTTTGTGCAGTTTCAGCTCACTGTCAATGTGGTTGCTCTGGTGGTAAACTTCTCCTCAGCTTGCCTGACAG GGAGTGCTCCTCTTACTGCTGTGCAATTGCTCTGGGTCAACATGATCATGGATACACTGGGTGCACTGGCATTGGCTACAGAACCCCCAAACAATGAACTGATGAAGAGAACACCTGTTGGAAGGAAAGGAAACTTCATCAG